From the Jatrophihabitans endophyticus genome, one window contains:
- a CDS encoding phosphoglycerate kinase, with translation MRTLDDLLGVGVTGRRVLVRSDLNVPLQDGAVGDDGRIRASLPVLTKLLDHGARVIVTAHLGRPKGAPDEKYSLRPVADRLAQLLGRPVEFATDTVGESARLLAEGLADGELLLLENVRFNAGETSKDDAERAAFARELAGLTGGEGTDTEPAGAYVDDAFGAVHRKHASVYDVAGLLPHYCGDLVRDELTVLRRLTGEPERPYAVVLGGSKVSDKLAVIESLLPKVDTLLVGGGMCFTFLAARGHEVGDSLLEQDQIDNCRRFLDEAGDKIVLPTDVVVAAEVAADAGTRTVPADAIPAGQKGLDIGPDSVREFAARLDGARTVFWNGPMGVFELAPFAAGTKGVAEAVAGTPGLSVVGGGDSAAAVRALGLDESSFGHISTGGGASLEFLEGKELPGVSVLEAS, from the coding sequence ATGCGCACGCTCGACGACCTGCTCGGGGTCGGGGTGACGGGCCGCCGCGTGCTCGTCCGCTCCGACCTCAACGTGCCGCTGCAGGACGGGGCGGTCGGCGACGACGGTCGCATCCGCGCGTCGCTGCCGGTGCTCACCAAGCTGCTCGACCACGGCGCGCGGGTCATCGTCACCGCGCACCTCGGTCGGCCCAAGGGCGCGCCGGACGAGAAGTACTCGCTGCGGCCGGTGGCCGATCGGCTCGCCCAGCTGCTCGGCCGGCCGGTCGAGTTCGCCACCGACACCGTGGGCGAGAGCGCGCGGCTGCTGGCCGAGGGCCTGGCCGACGGCGAGCTGCTGCTGCTCGAGAACGTCCGCTTCAACGCGGGCGAGACGAGCAAGGACGACGCCGAACGCGCGGCGTTCGCCCGCGAGCTCGCCGGGCTGACCGGCGGTGAGGGCACCGACACCGAGCCCGCCGGCGCCTACGTCGACGACGCGTTCGGCGCCGTGCACCGCAAGCACGCGTCGGTCTACGACGTCGCCGGGCTGCTGCCGCACTACTGCGGCGACCTCGTGCGCGACGAGCTGACGGTCCTGCGGCGGCTGACCGGCGAGCCAGAACGGCCCTACGCGGTGGTGCTCGGCGGCTCCAAGGTCAGCGACAAGCTCGCCGTCATCGAATCGCTGCTGCCCAAGGTCGACACGCTGCTCGTCGGCGGTGGCATGTGCTTCACGTTCCTCGCGGCACGAGGCCACGAGGTCGGTGACTCGTTGCTGGAGCAGGACCAGATCGACAACTGCCGCCGCTTCCTCGACGAGGCCGGCGACAAGATCGTGCTGCCGACCGACGTCGTGGTGGCCGCCGAGGTCGCCGCCGACGCCGGGACACGCACCGTCCCCGCCGACGCGATCCCGGCGGGACAGAAGGGGCTCGACATCGGTCCGGACTCCGTCCGCGAGTTCGCCGCCCGCCTCGACGGCGCGCGGACGGTGTTCTGGAACGGCCCGATGGGCGTCTTCGAGCTCGCGCCGTTCGCGGCCGGCACGAAGGGGGTCGCCGAGGCCGTCGCCGGCACGCCCGGGCTGTCGGTCGTCGGGGGTGGCGACTCCGCCGCCGCCGTGCGGGCGCTCGGCCTCGACGAGTCCTCGTTCGGCCACATCTCCACCGGCGGCGGCGCCTCGTTGGAGTTCCTCGAGGGCAAGGAGCTGCCCGGTGTTTCGGTTCTTGAGGCGAGCTAG
- the tpiA gene encoding triose-phosphate isomerase encodes MAPASKGTTKPLPPIEGRRPLIAGNWKMNYNHLEAIGLLQKLIFSLDEEQTHRVEVAVLPPFVDLRSVQTVIDGDQVPIAFGAQDLSPHDSGAYTGDVSGPMLAKLGCRFVVVGHSERREYHAEGDDVVNTKVVAAYRNGVTPILCVGETLDVREAGGHIEHTTAQLTAALRGVTAEQAETLVVAYEPVWAIGTGKVATPDDAQEVCAALRATLAQLYSTELAGTVRILYGGSVKAANAAEIVGRPDVDGALVGGASLDAEEFAKICIAAGTPAGAAATGVG; translated from the coding sequence ATGGCACCGGCCAGCAAGGGCACGACGAAGCCGCTGCCGCCGATCGAGGGCCGCCGCCCGCTGATCGCCGGCAACTGGAAGATGAACTACAACCACCTCGAGGCCATCGGGCTGCTGCAGAAGCTGATCTTCAGCCTCGACGAGGAGCAGACGCACCGGGTCGAGGTCGCGGTGCTCCCGCCGTTCGTCGACCTGCGCAGCGTGCAGACGGTGATCGACGGCGACCAGGTGCCGATCGCGTTCGGCGCGCAGGATCTCTCGCCGCACGACTCGGGCGCCTACACCGGTGACGTCAGCGGCCCGATGCTCGCCAAGCTCGGCTGCCGCTTCGTGGTCGTCGGGCACTCCGAGCGCCGCGAGTACCACGCCGAGGGCGACGACGTCGTGAACACCAAGGTGGTCGCCGCCTACCGCAACGGGGTCACCCCGATCCTGTGCGTGGGGGAGACGCTGGACGTCCGCGAGGCCGGCGGGCACATCGAGCACACGACCGCGCAACTGACCGCCGCGCTGCGCGGCGTCACCGCCGAGCAGGCCGAGACGCTCGTCGTGGCCTACGAACCGGTGTGGGCGATCGGCACCGGCAAGGTCGCCACACCCGACGACGCGCAGGAGGTCTGCGCCGCGCTGCGGGCCACGCTCGCGCAGCTCTACTCGACCGAGCTGGCCGGCACCGTGCGCATCCTCTACGGCGGTTCGGTCAAGGCGGCCAACGCCGCCGAGATCGTCGGCCGGCCCGACGTCGACGGCGCCCTCGTCGGTGGCGCGAGCCTGGATGCCGAGGAGTTCGCCAAGATCTGCATCGCGGCGGGCACACCGGCCGGCGCGGCCGCGACCGGCGTTGGGTAA
- the secG gene encoding preprotein translocase subunit SecG, which yields MILALSIVMVVASLLLIVLVLLHRGKGGGLSSMLGGSFNSSLSGSSVVERNLDRLTVVAGAVWTISIVGLCLLYKNQG from the coding sequence ATGATTCTGGCGCTGTCGATCGTGATGGTCGTGGCCAGCCTGCTGCTGATCGTGCTGGTGCTGCTGCACCGCGGCAAGGGTGGCGGCCTGTCCTCGATGCTGGGCGGATCGTTCAACTCGAGCCTCTCCGGCTCGTCGGTGGTCGAACGCAACCTCGACCGGCTCACCGTCGTCGCCGGTGCCGTCTGGACGATCTCCATCGTCGGGTTGTGCCTGCTGTACAAGAACCAGGGCTGA
- a CDS encoding RNA polymerase-binding protein RbpA → MAGGSAIRGSRVGAGPMGENERGESAPRQVVSFFCANGHEVRPAFSTDAPLPDTWDCPRCGFPAGRAADAPPSAPRNEPYKTHLAYVKERRSDEDGEAILEEALARLRARRGE, encoded by the coding sequence GTGGCTGGTGGCAGTGCGATTCGGGGCAGCCGGGTCGGGGCGGGGCCGATGGGCGAGAACGAGCGCGGTGAGTCCGCGCCGCGCCAGGTCGTCTCCTTCTTCTGCGCGAACGGCCACGAGGTCCGGCCCGCGTTCTCGACCGATGCGCCCCTGCCCGATACGTGGGACTGCCCGCGGTGCGGGTTCCCGGCCGGCCGGGCCGCGGACGCGCCGCCGAGCGCGCCGCGCAACGAGCCGTACAAGACGCATCTCGCGTACGTGAAGGAGCGTCGCTCCGACGAGGACGGCGAGGCCATCCTCGAGGAGGCGCTGGCCCGCCTCCGTGCCCGGCGCGGCGAGTAG
- a CDS encoding MFS transporter, whose protein sequence is MRTGPPSASVRSPGATMAQLRAVLSTPQVPHLLAFALVGRLPTAMSALAVLLLVRGQGGTYTLAGGLAALLTAGTAVGQPLLARVVDRRGQPAVLVLAALVSSVAFVVLALAGVGHVGVSAVAAAVAGLGTPPLEPCLRALWPDVVGTGPRLQAAFSLDVGAQEVVYVVGPLLATAGVALLGDAGGVLACVLFGAAGTLAFVALRAPRDWRPTPHEGRRGTPLRHPVLVRLFVATLACGVPVGALAVVAAAYAGGRHSTVLTGWALAANAAGALVAGLYGAAHSEAEPPRLALAAAALAGGYVPLALPLPPVAWLPLAALSGLALPVVLTAVFSTVQRLCPPALLTEANAWVATAFGLGAAGAASVAGVVTDRFTADVAVAAVVLGAAAAAAVASLLTGRVGSG, encoded by the coding sequence ATCCGGACCGGACCGCCGTCCGCGTCCGTCCGATCCCCGGGAGCAACCATGGCGCAGTTGCGCGCCGTCCTGTCCACCCCGCAGGTCCCGCACCTGCTCGCCTTCGCGCTCGTCGGTCGGCTGCCGACGGCGATGTCGGCGTTGGCCGTGCTGCTGCTCGTCCGCGGGCAGGGCGGCACCTACACCCTCGCCGGCGGTCTCGCGGCCCTGCTGACCGCCGGGACGGCGGTCGGCCAGCCGTTGCTCGCGCGGGTCGTCGACCGTCGTGGCCAACCGGCGGTGCTCGTCCTCGCCGCGCTGGTCAGCTCCGTCGCCTTCGTCGTGCTCGCGCTCGCCGGGGTCGGCCACGTCGGCGTCTCCGCCGTCGCGGCCGCCGTCGCCGGGCTCGGAACGCCGCCGCTCGAGCCCTGCCTGCGGGCCCTCTGGCCCGACGTCGTCGGCACCGGCCCGCGCTTGCAGGCCGCGTTCAGCCTCGACGTGGGCGCCCAAGAGGTCGTCTACGTGGTCGGTCCGCTGCTCGCGACGGCCGGCGTCGCGCTGCTCGGCGACGCCGGCGGCGTGCTCGCCTGCGTGCTCTTCGGCGCGGCGGGCACGCTCGCCTTCGTGGCGCTGCGCGCGCCGCGCGACTGGCGCCCGACGCCGCACGAGGGACGCCGCGGCACGCCGCTGCGTCATCCCGTGCTCGTCCGGCTGTTCGTCGCCACGCTCGCGTGCGGCGTCCCGGTCGGTGCGCTGGCCGTGGTGGCCGCGGCCTACGCCGGGGGGCGGCACAGCACGGTGCTCACGGGGTGGGCGCTGGCCGCCAATGCGGCCGGTGCGCTGGTCGCGGGGCTCTACGGCGCGGCGCACAGCGAGGCCGAGCCGCCGCGTCTCGCCCTGGCCGCGGCCGCGCTCGCCGGCGGGTACGTCCCGCTCGCGCTGCCGCTGCCGCCCGTCGCCTGGTTGCCGCTGGCCGCGTTGTCCGGGCTCGCGCTGCCGGTCGTGCTCACCGCCGTCTTCAGCACCGTGCAGCGGCTCTGTCCGCCCGCCCTGCTGACCGAGGCCAACGCCTGGGTCGCCACTGCCTTCGGGCTCGGGGCGGCCGGCGCCGCGTCGGTGGCCGGCGTCGTCACCGACCGGTTCACCGCGGACGTCGCCGTCGCCGCCGTCGTGCTCGGCGCGGCGGCGGCCGCCGCGGTGGCGAGCCTGCTGACGGGGCGCGTCGGCTCGGGTTGA
- the pgl gene encoding 6-phosphogluconolactonase translates to MSDDATTGAAGAAPEVVVQPSADELAQSTADRTTAALAAAITARGVAHLVVTGGGILEQVLAALAPRAEALDWSAVHVWWGDERWVPADSEDRNDRPARAKLFDRVPVDPAKLHPMPAADAGFDDAEAAAQAYAAALAEAADGADTPAFDVVLLGIGPDGHCASLFPGHPGTAVLDRSVIAVHDSPKPPPDRLSLTFPALDAAREIWFVASGSGKAEAVARAVAGADRTEVPSAGPRGRERTLWLVDEDAAAGLES, encoded by the coding sequence GTGAGCGACGACGCAACGACGGGCGCCGCCGGCGCGGCGCCCGAGGTCGTCGTGCAGCCGTCGGCCGACGAGCTGGCGCAGAGCACCGCCGACCGCACCACCGCCGCGCTCGCCGCGGCGATCACCGCGCGCGGGGTCGCGCACCTGGTCGTCACCGGCGGCGGCATCCTCGAGCAGGTGCTCGCGGCGCTGGCGCCCCGCGCCGAGGCCCTCGACTGGAGTGCCGTCCACGTCTGGTGGGGCGACGAGCGCTGGGTGCCGGCCGACTCGGAGGATCGCAACGATCGCCCCGCCCGGGCGAAGCTCTTCGACCGCGTGCCCGTCGACCCGGCCAAGCTGCACCCGATGCCGGCCGCCGACGCCGGCTTCGACGACGCCGAGGCCGCCGCCCAGGCGTACGCCGCAGCATTGGCCGAGGCCGCCGACGGAGCCGACACCCCGGCCTTCGACGTGGTGCTGCTCGGCATCGGGCCGGACGGCCACTGCGCCTCACTCTTCCCCGGACACCCCGGTACGGCCGTCCTCGACCGGTCCGTCATCGCGGTCCACGACTCCCCCAAGCCGCCGCCGGACCGGCTCTCGTTGACCTTCCCGGCGCTGGACGCCGCCCGCGAGATCTGGTTCGTGGCGTCCGGGAGCGGCAAGGCCGAGGCGGTGGCGAGGGCCGTCGCCGGGGCCGATCGCACCGAGGTGCCGTCGGCGGGACCGCGGGGCCGCGAGCGGACCCTGTGGCTGGTCGACGAGGACGCCGCGGCCGGACTCGAGAGCTGA
- a CDS encoding glucose-6-phosphate dehydrogenase assembly protein OpcA, translating into MTTLWDTTGTHVVRALAAERRTGGAVTSGLALTLVVVTDHQDIEEAEEAAALAASMHPMRMLMVVRQQIDAPVPRLDAEVTIGGRLGPGESVVLRMYGRLALHAESVTLPLLAPDAPVVTWWFGQPPDKIAYDPLGVFAERRITDVLRSEDPSAALQQRAVDFAPGDTDLAWTRLTPWRAALASAFDGRRRHAPTGATVRGGSNEPSARLLAGWLASRLDLDVSVDGTDDEPISGVEIEFANGKTTRATLEGSSLVLRREGQQDSYQPFGERPLGELLAEELRRLDADHIYAAALSEVTGVEGLEERSSTRQHIWWDPATGKEGPQQPEPEEAAS; encoded by the coding sequence ATGACCACTCTCTGGGACACCACCGGCACCCACGTCGTCCGCGCGCTCGCGGCCGAGCGACGCACCGGCGGCGCCGTGACCTCCGGCCTCGCGCTGACCCTCGTCGTCGTCACCGACCACCAGGACATCGAGGAGGCCGAGGAGGCCGCCGCGCTCGCCGCCAGCATGCATCCGATGCGGATGCTCATGGTCGTCCGGCAGCAGATCGACGCGCCCGTGCCGCGGCTGGACGCCGAGGTGACCATCGGCGGCCGGCTCGGGCCGGGCGAGTCGGTGGTGCTGCGCATGTACGGCCGGCTGGCGCTGCACGCCGAGTCGGTGACGCTGCCGCTGCTCGCGCCGGACGCGCCCGTCGTCACGTGGTGGTTCGGCCAGCCGCCGGACAAGATCGCCTACGACCCGCTCGGCGTGTTCGCCGAGCGGCGCATCACCGACGTGCTGCGCTCGGAGGACCCGAGCGCGGCGCTGCAGCAGCGGGCGGTCGACTTCGCCCCGGGCGACACCGATCTCGCCTGGACGCGGCTCACCCCGTGGCGCGCGGCGCTCGCGTCCGCGTTCGACGGCCGGCGGCGGCACGCCCCGACCGGGGCCACGGTGCGCGGCGGCAGCAACGAGCCCTCGGCCCGGTTGCTGGCCGGGTGGCTGGCCTCGCGCCTCGATCTGGACGTGTCGGTCGACGGCACCGACGACGAGCCGATCAGCGGCGTCGAGATCGAGTTCGCCAACGGCAAGACGACGCGGGCCACGCTCGAGGGCAGCAGCCTGGTGCTGCGCCGCGAGGGACAGCAGGACTCCTACCAGCCCTTCGGCGAGCGCCCGCTCGGCGAGCTGCTGGCCGAGGAGCTGCGCCGCCTCGACGCCGACCACATCTACGCGGCCGCGCTGTCGGAGGTCACCGGCGTCGAGGGTCTCGAGGAGCGCTCGTCGACGCGCCAGCACATCTGGTGGGATCCCGCCACCGGCAAGGAGGGACCGCAGCAGCCCGAGCCCGAGGAGGCCGCATCGTGA
- the zwf gene encoding glucose-6-phosphate dehydrogenase, translated as MSDATQSQERAEEHTEDESPPAAAAPDENPTPDADVADAPTTRSKSNPGPGDGPTANEDADGQPAVPAAVGEDDAESGDGGNPLRDPADRRLPRVPAPCALVVFGIGGDLSRKKLIPAVYDLANRGLLPTDFVLVGFSKTDWPGGGSFESLARKSAKDGARTAWNEEVWRRLASNTVFVEGSFDDDAAFDTLAETLADSQRSHGIQGNAAFYLSIPPKLFPTVLQQMERTGLADSDAADGWRRVVVEKPFGHDLPSALDLNHLVDRVFSARDVYRIDHYLGKETVQNLLALRFANQLFEPVWNGNFVDSVQITMAEDVGIGGRAAFYQATGAARDVLQNHLLQLLALTAMEEPVEFSPEAVRIEKIKALRAISLPTDLGPYAVRGQYDQGWLAGTRACAFTAEDGIPEDSTTETYAAVRLGVETRRWAGVPFYLRTGKRLPKRVTEISVLFKKAPHLPFSRTDTQELGHNQLVIRVQPDEGVTLKFGSKVPGSAMEVRDVAMDFLYGEAFTESSPEAYERLILDVLVGDATLFPRSEEVEASWRVIDPLENFWAGQEPQLYRAGEWGPKAADEMLARDGRQWRRP; from the coding sequence ATGAGCGACGCGACGCAGTCGCAGGAGCGGGCCGAGGAGCACACCGAGGACGAGTCGCCGCCGGCCGCGGCGGCGCCCGACGAGAACCCGACGCCGGACGCCGACGTGGCCGACGCGCCCACCACCCGGTCGAAGAGCAACCCAGGCCCCGGCGACGGCCCGACGGCCAACGAGGACGCCGACGGGCAGCCCGCCGTGCCGGCCGCGGTGGGCGAGGACGACGCCGAGTCCGGCGACGGCGGCAACCCGCTGCGCGACCCCGCCGACCGGCGGCTGCCGCGGGTGCCGGCGCCGTGCGCCCTGGTCGTGTTCGGCATCGGCGGGGACCTCTCGCGCAAGAAGCTCATCCCGGCGGTCTACGACCTGGCGAACCGCGGGCTGCTGCCCACCGACTTCGTCCTCGTCGGCTTCTCCAAGACCGACTGGCCCGGCGGCGGCAGCTTCGAGTCGCTCGCGCGCAAGAGCGCCAAGGACGGTGCCCGCACCGCGTGGAACGAGGAGGTCTGGCGCCGGCTCGCCAGCAACACCGTCTTCGTCGAGGGCTCCTTCGACGACGACGCGGCGTTCGACACCCTGGCCGAGACGCTGGCCGACTCGCAGCGATCGCACGGCATCCAGGGCAACGCGGCGTTCTACCTCTCCATCCCGCCCAAGCTCTTCCCCACCGTCCTGCAGCAGATGGAGCGCACCGGCCTCGCCGACTCCGACGCCGCGGACGGCTGGCGACGGGTCGTCGTCGAGAAGCCGTTCGGTCACGACCTGCCGAGCGCCCTGGATCTCAACCACCTCGTCGACCGCGTGTTCTCGGCGCGCGACGTCTACCGGATCGATCACTACCTGGGCAAGGAGACGGTGCAGAACCTGCTGGCGCTGCGCTTCGCCAACCAGCTGTTCGAACCGGTCTGGAACGGCAACTTCGTCGACTCGGTGCAGATCACGATGGCCGAGGACGTCGGCATCGGTGGTCGGGCCGCGTTCTACCAGGCCACCGGCGCCGCCCGCGACGTGCTGCAGAACCACCTGCTGCAGCTCCTCGCGCTGACCGCGATGGAGGAGCCGGTCGAGTTCTCGCCCGAGGCCGTGCGCATCGAGAAGATCAAGGCGCTGCGCGCGATCTCGCTGCCCACCGATCTCGGCCCCTACGCCGTGCGCGGGCAGTACGACCAGGGCTGGCTCGCCGGCACCCGCGCCTGCGCGTTCACCGCCGAGGACGGCATCCCCGAAGACTCCACCACCGAGACCTACGCCGCGGTCCGGCTCGGCGTGGAGACCCGGCGCTGGGCCGGCGTGCCGTTCTACCTGCGCACCGGCAAGCGGTTGCCGAAGCGGGTCACCGAGATCTCGGTGCTGTTCAAGAAGGCGCCGCACCTGCCCTTCAGCCGCACCGACACCCAGGAGCTCGGCCACAACCAGCTCGTCATCCGGGTGCAGCCCGACGAGGGCGTCACGCTCAAGTTCGGCTCCAAGGTGCCGGGCAGCGCGATGGAGGTCCGCGACGTCGCCATGGACTTCCTCTACGGCGAGGCGTTCACCGAGTCCTCGCCGGAGGCGTACGAGCGGCTGATCCTCGACGTCCTCGTCGGCGACGCGACGCTGTTCCCGCGCAGCGAGGAGGTCGAGGCGTCCTGGCGCGTCATCGACCCGCTGGAGAACTTCTGGGCGGGTCAGGAGCCGCAGCTCTACCGGGCCGGCGAATGGGGCCCGAAGGCCGCGGACGAGATGCTGGCCCGTGACGGCCGGCAGTGGCGGAGGCCGTAG
- the tal gene encoding transaldolase, with protein sequence MSDALKDLSDQDVSIWLDDISRERLRSGNLQQLVDTKNVVGVTSNPTIFQKALEKGDAYDEQARDLALRKTDVDEAVRYLMAFDIRWACDVLKPVFDKTGGKDGRVSIEVDPRLAHDTERTTAEAKALWWLVDRPNVMIKIPATEEGLPSITAATAAGISVNVTLIFGLDRYDAVMAAYLDGLEQARGNGVDLQTIRSVASFFVSRVDTEIDKQLDKIGSDEAKALRGKAALANARLAYERYEKVFTSERWKDLESAGANVQRPLWASTGVKDPAYDDTMYVVDLVAQNTVNTMPEATLDAVADHGKIGGDTITGTYDEARTVIDDLNALGVSYDEVIHTLEDEGVQKFEDSYAQLADSVKGQLEAAAK encoded by the coding sequence ATGAGCGATGCGCTCAAGGACCTTTCCGACCAGGACGTCTCGATCTGGTTGGACGACATCAGCCGCGAGCGGCTGCGCAGTGGCAACCTGCAGCAGCTCGTCGACACGAAGAACGTCGTCGGCGTGACCAGCAACCCGACCATCTTCCAGAAGGCCCTCGAGAAGGGCGACGCCTACGACGAGCAGGCGCGTGACCTCGCGCTGCGCAAGACCGACGTCGACGAGGCCGTTCGCTACCTGATGGCCTTCGACATCCGCTGGGCGTGCGACGTCCTCAAGCCGGTGTTCGACAAGACCGGCGGCAAGGACGGCCGGGTGTCGATCGAGGTCGACCCCCGTCTCGCCCACGACACCGAGCGCACGACGGCCGAGGCCAAGGCGCTGTGGTGGCTCGTCGACCGGCCGAACGTGATGATCAAGATCCCCGCCACCGAGGAGGGGCTGCCCTCGATCACGGCCGCCACCGCCGCGGGCATCAGCGTCAACGTCACGCTCATCTTCGGCCTCGACCGCTACGACGCGGTCATGGCCGCCTACCTCGACGGCCTCGAGCAGGCCCGCGGCAACGGCGTCGACCTGCAGACGATCCGCTCGGTCGCCTCGTTCTTCGTCTCCCGCGTGGACACCGAGATCGACAAGCAGCTGGACAAGATCGGGTCGGACGAGGCGAAGGCCCTGCGTGGCAAGGCGGCGCTCGCCAACGCGCGACTGGCCTACGAGCGCTACGAGAAGGTGTTCACCTCCGAGCGCTGGAAAGACCTCGAGAGCGCCGGCGCGAACGTGCAGCGGCCGCTGTGGGCCTCGACCGGCGTCAAGGACCCGGCCTACGACGACACGATGTACGTCGTCGACCTCGTGGCCCAGAACACCGTGAACACGATGCCCGAGGCCACGCTCGACGCCGTCGCCGACCACGGCAAGATCGGCGGCGACACCATCACCGGTACCTATGACGAGGCCCGCACGGTCATCGACGACCTCAACGCGCTGGGCGTGAGCTACGACGAGGTCATTCACACCCTCGAGGACGAGGGCGTGCAGAAGTTCGAGGATTCCTACGCGCAGCTGGCCGACAGCGTCAAGGGCCAGCTGGAGGCCGCGGCCAAGTGA
- the tkt gene encoding transketolase — protein MTDTDEAVVNAVHPDWWSDLDTKAVDTARLLAADAVQKAGDGHPGTAMSLAPLAYLLYQRVMRLDPNDPQWVGRDRFILSNGHASLTQYCQLFLSGYGLELSDLKALRMWESRTPGHPEYHHTAGVEITTGPLGQGLANGVGMAMAARRERGLFDPDAAPGESPFDHHIYVIAGDGCMEEGVTAEASSLAGHQQLGNLTVFYDDNHISIEDDTAVAFSEDVAKRYEAYGWHVQYVESGEDVVALENAIEAANAVTDKPSLIVVRTIIGWPAPTLQNTGKAHGSALGTDEIAKTKEILGFPTDVTFHVPDDVLDHARKVIERGRDTHERWQQAYDEWAAGNPAGAELHDRLQTHTLPSGWTDSLVSFPVEKDGKPNSISTRKASGDVLTGLADVLPELWGGSADLAGSNNTTMEGEPSFVPAQHQTKMWPGGPYGRTLHFGIREHAMGAIINGIAVHGGTRPYGGTFLVFSDYMRPPVRLAALMKLPSTFVWTHDSIGVGGDGPTHQPIEHLASLRAIPGLDVVRPADANETAVCWRQVLENYDRPAAFALSRQNLPVLDPAKTGDASRGAYVLADATVGRAEVILIATGSEVALALAAREALEDGGTPTRVVSMPCVEWFEAEPSSYRQQVLPPEIKARVSIEAAVKLGWREWIGDAGVALSVEHFGASAPGDVVYEQLGFTPDRVVAAAHTAIQNASDLAG, from the coding sequence GTGACCGACACCGACGAGGCCGTCGTCAACGCCGTGCACCCCGACTGGTGGAGCGACCTCGACACCAAGGCGGTCGACACCGCCCGGCTGCTGGCCGCCGACGCCGTGCAGAAGGCCGGCGACGGCCATCCCGGTACCGCCATGAGCCTGGCGCCGCTGGCCTACCTGCTCTACCAGCGGGTGATGCGCCTCGACCCCAACGATCCGCAGTGGGTGGGCCGAGACCGCTTCATCCTGTCGAACGGACACGCCTCGCTGACCCAGTACTGCCAGCTCTTCCTCTCCGGCTACGGCCTCGAGCTGAGCGATCTCAAGGCGCTGCGTATGTGGGAGTCCCGCACCCCGGGTCACCCCGAGTACCACCACACCGCCGGCGTCGAGATCACCACCGGCCCGCTCGGCCAGGGCCTGGCCAACGGTGTCGGCATGGCCATGGCCGCCCGCCGCGAGCGCGGCCTCTTCGATCCGGACGCGGCGCCGGGCGAGTCGCCGTTCGACCACCACATCTACGTGATCGCCGGCGACGGCTGCATGGAGGAGGGCGTCACCGCCGAGGCCTCCTCGCTCGCCGGGCACCAGCAGCTCGGCAACCTGACCGTCTTCTACGACGACAACCACATCTCCATCGAGGACGACACCGCGGTCGCGTTCAGCGAGGACGTCGCGAAGCGCTACGAGGCCTACGGCTGGCACGTGCAGTACGTCGAGTCCGGCGAGGACGTCGTCGCCCTGGAGAACGCGATCGAGGCGGCCAACGCCGTCACCGACAAGCCGTCGCTGATCGTCGTGCGCACCATCATCGGCTGGCCGGCCCCGACACTGCAGAACACCGGCAAGGCCCACGGCTCCGCGTTGGGCACCGACGAGATCGCCAAGACCAAGGAGATCCTCGGCTTCCCGACCGACGTGACCTTCCACGTCCCCGACGACGTGCTCGACCACGCCCGCAAGGTGATCGAGCGCGGCCGCGACACGCACGAGCGGTGGCAGCAGGCCTACGACGAGTGGGCGGCCGGCAACCCGGCGGGCGCGGAGCTGCACGACCGCCTGCAGACGCACACGCTCCCCAGCGGCTGGACCGACTCGCTCGTCTCGTTCCCGGTGGAGAAGGACGGCAAGCCCAACTCGATCTCGACCCGCAAGGCGTCCGGCGACGTCCTCACCGGTCTGGCCGACGTGCTGCCCGAGCTCTGGGGCGGTTCGGCCGACCTCGCCGGCAGCAACAACACGACGATGGAGGGCGAGCCCAGCTTCGTCCCGGCCCAGCACCAGACCAAGATGTGGCCCGGCGGACCGTACGGCCGCACGCTGCACTTCGGCATCCGCGAACACGCGATGGGCGCGATCATCAACGGCATCGCGGTGCATGGGGGCACCCGCCCGTACGGCGGCACCTTCCTCGTCTTCAGCGACTACATGCGCCCGCCGGTTCGCCTCGCGGCGCTGATGAAGCTGCCCTCCACCTTCGTCTGGACACACGACTCCATCGGGGTGGGCGGCGACGGCCCGACCCACCAGCCGATCGAGCACCTGGCGTCCCTGCGCGCGATCCCGGGGCTGGACGTCGTCCGGCCGGCCGACGCCAACGAGACGGCCGTCTGCTGGCGCCAGGTCCTGGAGAACTACGACCGGCCGGCGGCGTTCGCGTTGTCCCGGCAGAACCTCCCGGTGCTGGACCCGGCCAAGACCGGCGACGCGAGCCGGGGTGCCTACGTGCTCGCGGACGCCACCGTGGGGCGCGCCGAGGTCATCCTCATCGCCACCGGCTCCGAGGTGGCGCTGGCGCTGGCGGCCAGGGAGGCGCTCGAGGACGGCGGCACCCCCACCCGGGTCGTGTCCATGCCGTGCGTCGAGTGGTTCGAGGCCGAGCCGTCGTCCTACCGGCAGCAGGTCCTGCCCCCCGAGATCAAGGCGCGGGTCAGCATCGAGGCTGCGGTCAAGCTGGGCTGGCGGGAGTGGATCGGTGACGCCGGCGTGGCGCTCTCGGTCGAGCACTTCGGCGCGAGCGCGCCCGGCGACGTCGTGTACGAGCAGCTCGGTTTCACGCCCGACCGCGTCGTCGCGGCGGCGCACACGGCCATTCAGAACGCCAGCGACCTCGCCGGCTGA